A genomic region of Nitrospirota bacterium contains the following coding sequences:
- a CDS encoding carboxypeptidase-like regulatory domain-containing protein — MRNSWLAIAGLAVVCAASPGWSYEEIAVTDGGAITGRVTIAGGKPTPKGFNLITFPDPVYCGRISTGTGWRLLEDFRIAPDGALQDVVVLIQDIERGKAFTFNPPTIEARDCRFLPFLTVVRDQHDVVVVNMDPVMHDIQAYETSHLGPRVLFNTPLPMNPHHPKSGVSAEYHKHIAGEPMKEPIRMTKGRRIFVMQCGFHAYMESWGLAVDNPYYAVTGADGTFTIPDVPPGDYTLAAWHPGVGKMLEQKVTVPAKQTVQASFTFQSPRGRRSAHEIEENPRFGLDALGKPVDIKPTLELQKP; from the coding sequence ATGAGGAACTCTTGGCTCGCGATTGCGGGGCTGGCGGTAGTGTGTGCCGCCTCGCCAGGCTGGTCCTATGAGGAAATCGCCGTCACGGATGGGGGAGCCATCACGGGAAGGGTGACGATCGCCGGTGGAAAGCCGACTCCCAAGGGCTTCAACCTGATCACCTTTCCCGATCCCGTCTATTGCGGGAGGATTTCCACCGGCACCGGGTGGCGACTGCTTGAGGATTTTAGGATCGCGCCGGACGGCGCGCTGCAGGATGTGGTCGTGTTGATCCAGGACATCGAACGCGGAAAGGCCTTCACGTTCAACCCGCCGACCATCGAGGCGAGGGATTGTCGATTCCTCCCGTTCTTGACCGTGGTCCGGGATCAGCACGACGTGGTCGTCGTGAACATGGATCCCGTCATGCACGACATCCAGGCCTACGAAACCTCGCACCTCGGCCCGCGGGTGCTCTTCAACACCCCTCTGCCGATGAATCCGCACCATCCCAAGTCCGGCGTGAGCGCGGAGTACCACAAGCATATCGCCGGGGAACCCATGAAAGAGCCGATTCGTATGACCAAGGGACGCCGGATCTTCGTCATGCAGTGCGGGTTCCACGCCTATATGGAGAGCTGGGGGTTGGCCGTGGACAATCCTTACTATGCGGTGACCGGCGCGGACGGCACGTTCACGATTCCGGACGTCCCACCGGGGGACTATACGCTGGCGGCCTGGCATCCGGGCGTGGGCAAGATGCTGGAGCAGAAAGTTACGGTGCCGGCAAAACAGACCGTCCAGGCCAGCTTTACGTTCCAGTCGCCGAGGGGTCGGCGCAGCGCCCACGAGATCGAGGAGAATCCGCGCTTCGGTCTCGATGCGCTGGGCAAGCCGGTCGACATCAAACCGACGTTGGAGCTGCAGAAGCCGTGA
- a CDS encoding carboxypeptidase regulatory-like domain-containing protein, giving the protein MKREEGKRGSGRRQGARLLALAAGLGAVLIGGVSAAYEVVEVKGGGTLTGRVSLEGPVPEPKGYNLVIYPDPQYCGRVSNGNGWRLLYDFVVGRSGELKDVVVMLEGVSAGKAFEVSVPHVEARDCRFLPFMTVVRDGHAIEVVNMDPVMHDIQAYETSTNLGARVLFNQPLPMNFLHKRGDLHATHNHQPGKSMLGPIYLSKGRRTFVMQCGFHPYMESWALAIDNPYFAITDASGQFTVTDVPPGTYRLVAWHPQAGPMASQTVTVEPNGTVAVSLSLKAPVGRRTAHQVVENPRFGPGVLGYPLEIVPLVELQR; this is encoded by the coding sequence GTGAAACGTGAAGAAGGCAAGAGGGGGAGCGGGCGTCGCCAGGGAGCCAGGCTTCTGGCTCTGGCGGCGGGCCTCGGAGCCGTGCTGATCGGAGGCGTCTCGGCAGCCTACGAAGTGGTCGAGGTCAAGGGAGGAGGAACCCTGACCGGTCGGGTCAGTCTGGAGGGGCCGGTTCCCGAACCGAAGGGGTACAACCTCGTCATCTATCCGGATCCACAGTATTGCGGCCGCGTCTCGAACGGGAACGGGTGGCGATTGCTGTACGACTTCGTCGTAGGCCGATCAGGCGAACTCAAGGACGTCGTCGTGATGCTGGAGGGAGTTTCGGCCGGGAAGGCCTTTGAGGTGTCGGTCCCCCACGTGGAGGCCAGGGATTGCCGGTTTCTGCCCTTCATGACGGTCGTCCGCGACGGCCACGCGATCGAAGTCGTCAACATGGACCCGGTCATGCACGACATCCAGGCCTACGAGACGTCGACGAATCTCGGAGCTCGCGTGCTGTTCAACCAGCCGTTGCCGATGAACTTCCTGCACAAGCGGGGGGACCTGCACGCCACCCACAACCACCAGCCGGGCAAGTCCATGCTGGGCCCCATCTACCTCAGCAAGGGCCGGCGGACGTTTGTCATGCAGTGCGGGTTCCATCCCTATATGGAGAGCTGGGCCCTCGCGATCGACAATCCGTATTTCGCCATTACCGACGCCTCCGGGCAGTTCACGGTCACCGATGTGCCGCCCGGGACCTATCGGCTGGTGGCTTGGCATCCCCAGGCCGGTCCGATGGCTTCCCAGACGGTGACGGTTGAGCCGAACGGCACCGTCGCCGTTTCGCTCTCGCTCAAGGCTCCGGTTGGCCGGCGCACGGCGCACCAAGTCGTTGAGAATCCCCGGTTCGGACCGGGAGTCCTCGGCTATCCGCTCGAAATCGTCCCGCTCGTCGAGCTGCAACGGTAG
- a CDS encoding HEAT repeat domain-containing protein — protein MWAGKTDGLRAAQAAFEQRQYERVLSLTEAASREAAPEALGLRVRAFLKLDRAPDALAEYDRLVAKLGRDDARMLREVAVGFITPALKDMREQVRGAGYTALKEIDSEELVPYLEDGLSDGSGLVRALAVEGLGRLEAGRRSARFRKAMEDQAAMARIAVLKALGRARDRSAVGIAEKALQDEQATVQITASGALAMLGRPGAWDRVYKAASASNPEERGTALRVLGDVGDRRALPILQEALRDTQPSARGAAATALGALGAPEAGPALAKALGDPIPAVRAAAAVALGELPWSESAAALKSALADPNPAVRAAVVSALLGLGESYELVAETVQELTRQTDPGLRAAAARSLSRARGKAVGESVSVLRLLIEDPLPRPRIAAARSLGQLGAPENQRNGREEIVAVLKGVLRDQDPAVRATAGGALGRILASPPSRETH, from the coding sequence GTGTGGGCCGGGAAAACCGACGGGCTCCGTGCCGCACAAGCCGCGTTCGAGCAACGGCAGTATGAGAGGGTGTTGTCGCTGACCGAAGCGGCCTCCCGGGAGGCGGCTCCGGAGGCGTTGGGCCTGCGTGTCAGGGCGTTTCTGAAACTGGACCGTGCCCCCGATGCCTTGGCCGAATACGATCGGCTGGTGGCCAAGCTGGGCAGAGATGACGCGCGGATGCTGCGCGAGGTTGCGGTGGGGTTCATCACGCCGGCCTTGAAGGATATGAGAGAGCAGGTGCGCGGGGCCGGCTATACGGCGCTCAAGGAAATCGACTCCGAGGAGCTGGTCCCGTATCTTGAGGATGGGTTGAGCGACGGATCCGGTCTGGTTCGGGCGTTGGCCGTCGAGGGCCTGGGGCGGCTGGAGGCGGGGCGGCGATCGGCCCGGTTCCGGAAAGCCATGGAGGACCAAGCGGCCATGGCCCGGATCGCCGTGCTCAAGGCGCTGGGGCGGGCTCGGGACCGTTCGGCGGTCGGGATTGCGGAGAAGGCCCTCCAGGACGAACAGGCGACCGTCCAGATTACCGCCTCGGGCGCTCTTGCCATGCTGGGGCGGCCTGGCGCGTGGGATCGGGTCTACAAAGCCGCATCGGCATCGAATCCGGAAGAGCGGGGGACCGCGCTCCGCGTCCTGGGAGATGTGGGAGACCGAAGGGCCCTGCCGATCCTGCAAGAGGCGTTGCGCGACACCCAGCCGTCCGCACGAGGGGCAGCGGCCACGGCACTCGGCGCCCTAGGAGCCCCGGAGGCCGGTCCGGCGCTCGCCAAGGCGCTCGGCGACCCGATCCCGGCCGTGCGTGCGGCGGCGGCCGTGGCCCTCGGAGAACTGCCATGGTCTGAGTCGGCGGCGGCCTTGAAATCAGCGCTCGCGGATCCAAATCCCGCCGTACGGGCCGCAGTCGTGTCCGCCCTCCTGGGCCTGGGGGAATCCTACGAGCTGGTTGCCGAGACGGTGCAGGAGCTGACTCGCCAGACGGACCCAGGCCTCAGGGCTGCGGCGGCCCGATCCCTCTCGCGGGCTCGCGGAAAGGCCGTTGGAGAATCAGTAAGTGTCTTGCGGCTCCTGATCGAGGATCCGCTGCCAAGGCCGCGGATCGCTGCGGCCCGGTCTTTAGGCCAGCTCGGGGCTCCGGAGAATCAGCGGAACGGGCGCGAGGAGATCGTCGCTGTCCTCAAAGGGGTCCTCCGCGACCAGGATCCAGCCGTGCGGGCGACGGCCGGCGGGGCATTGGGGCGCATCCTCGCTTCTCCGCCATCTCGCGAAACGCATTGA
- a CDS encoding methyltransferase codes for MRRELSLAEIFQIGYYWETKILLTAVKLGLFTVLGAKDWFLPEVARQLGADEHALGLLMNALVAMRVLTKEGERYANTQVARAHLDRTSPDYVGHLLLLHDAEWNNWGKLEEAIRTGRPPVGRHLFETDPELGTSVLSVLDRIGQQSGPALAKRLELGEAAAMLDLGGGAGTNAVACCRLYPGLHATVFDLPQTLKLTERVVKEAGLESRISLLAGDFNRDPLGGPYDLVLMSDILHYQGLEANAALVKKTFSHLKAGGRLVIKDRFLDETRTGPAWVTAFAVHIFVNTERGRCYTVAEARGWMERAGFRPVTELERAAVVQGVKPRET; via the coding sequence TTGCGACGGGAACTCTCTCTCGCAGAGATCTTCCAGATCGGCTACTACTGGGAAACGAAGATCCTGCTGACGGCGGTCAAGCTGGGCCTGTTTACCGTGCTGGGAGCGAAAGACTGGTTCCTGCCGGAAGTCGCGCGCCAACTGGGAGCGGACGAGCACGCGCTGGGGCTGCTGATGAATGCCCTGGTGGCGATGAGGGTCCTGACCAAGGAAGGGGAACGCTACGCGAATACCCAAGTGGCTCGGGCCCATCTGGACAGGACTTCCCCGGACTACGTGGGACACTTGCTGCTCCTGCACGACGCCGAATGGAACAACTGGGGGAAACTGGAGGAGGCGATCCGGACCGGACGGCCGCCAGTCGGCCGCCACCTGTTCGAAACCGACCCGGAGTTGGGCACGAGCGTCCTGTCCGTGTTGGATCGGATCGGGCAGCAGAGCGGCCCGGCCCTGGCCAAACGCTTGGAGTTGGGCGAAGCCGCCGCGATGCTGGACCTGGGGGGAGGGGCCGGCACCAACGCGGTCGCCTGCTGCCGACTCTATCCCGGGCTGCATGCGACGGTCTTCGACCTCCCCCAGACCCTCAAGCTCACCGAGCGGGTCGTCAAGGAAGCCGGTCTGGAGTCGCGGATCAGCCTGCTCGCCGGGGATTTCAACCGCGATCCTCTGGGCGGACCGTACGACCTCGTGTTGATGTCCGACATCCTGCATTACCAGGGGCTGGAGGCCAATGCGGCTCTGGTCAAGAAAACGTTCTCACACTTGAAGGCGGGGGGACGGCTCGTCATCAAGGACCGGTTCCTCGACGAGACCCGAACCGGGCCGGCCTGGGTCACGGCCTTCGCCGTGCACATCTTTGTCAACACGGAGCGTGGCCGGTGCTACACCGTGGCGGAAGCAAGAGGCTGGATGGAAAGAGCCGGCTTCCGTCCAGTGACCGAGCTCGAGCGCGCTGCGGTGGTCCAGGGCGTCAAGCCTCGTGAAACGTAA